From the Sphingomonas suaedae genome, one window contains:
- a CDS encoding cytochrome b produces MREAIDRYSGVSILLHWLIAALLIANVVIAFTMEDMPGLFVWHKSIGISVLLLTLVRIVWRLTHPWPPLPEGIAPWERATARLTHVGFYMLLIMVPLLGWATVSAGSRGTGTLLGGIPWFDLPVGTSRDLQGAFGEAHELAAFLTLALVALHVAGALKHHFVDRNGLLRRMLPGR; encoded by the coding sequence ATGCGCGAAGCCATTGACCGTTATTCGGGCGTATCGATCCTGTTGCACTGGCTGATTGCCGCGCTGCTGATCGCCAATGTCGTCATCGCCTTCACGATGGAGGACATGCCGGGCCTGTTCGTCTGGCACAAGTCGATCGGCATATCGGTGCTGTTGCTCACGCTGGTGCGGATCGTCTGGCGTCTGACCCATCCCTGGCCCCCGCTGCCCGAGGGTATCGCGCCGTGGGAACGCGCGACCGCCCGGCTCACCCATGTCGGATTCTATATGCTGCTGATTATGGTGCCGCTGCTCGGCTGGGCAACGGTGTCCGCAGGGTCGCGCGGCACGGGAACACTGCTCGGCGGAATCCCGTGGTTCGACCTGCCGGTCGGCACGTCACGCGATCTGCAGGGAGCCTTTGGCGAGGCGCACGAACTTGCCGCCTTCCTCACCCTCGCGCTCGTCGCGCTGCACGTCGCCGGAGCGCTCAAGCACCATTTTGTCGATCGCAACGGGCTGCTCCGTCGGATGCTGCCCGGGCGTTAG
- a CDS encoding EAL domain-containing protein — protein MAFQPIVDVETGHVFAYEALVRGIDGGPAVEVLAGVTPESRYAFDQQCRVAAIEGAVAAGILATDARLSINFLPNAVYWPVACIQTTLKTARATGFPTDRLIFEFTEGEEMVDTDHVKNIVATYRQMGFSTAIDDFGAGHAGLGLLAKFQTDLIKLDMELIRDIDASMPRRMIVEGVLRIASGLGITVIAEGIETIAEYDALRALGVRYLQGYLLARPGFKTLPEISVPKRDRAAAA, from the coding sequence ATGGCTTTCCAGCCGATCGTCGATGTCGAAACCGGACATGTCTTCGCCTATGAGGCGCTGGTTCGCGGCATTGATGGCGGTCCGGCGGTGGAGGTGCTTGCTGGCGTCACGCCCGAGAGCCGCTATGCGTTCGATCAGCAATGCCGCGTTGCCGCGATCGAAGGTGCGGTCGCTGCAGGAATCCTTGCGACCGACGCCCGGCTCTCGATCAATTTTCTGCCCAACGCGGTCTATTGGCCCGTCGCCTGCATCCAGACGACGCTAAAGACCGCCCGCGCCACCGGCTTTCCCACCGATCGGTTGATCTTCGAATTCACCGAGGGCGAAGAGATGGTCGACACTGATCATGTGAAGAATATCGTCGCGACCTACCGCCAGATGGGCTTTTCCACCGCGATCGACGATTTCGGAGCGGGTCATGCTGGACTTGGCCTGCTGGCGAAGTTCCAGACCGATCTCATCAAGCTGGACATGGAGCTGATCCGCGACATCGATGCCAGTATGCCGCGCCGGATGATCGTCGAAGGGGTTCTTCGCATCGCCAGCGGGCTCGGCATCACCGTCATTGCCGAGGGCATCGAGACCATAGCGGAATATGACGCACTTCGCGCGTTGGGTGTCCGCTATCTCCAGGGTTATCTGCTCGCGCGACCCGGTTTCAAAACGCTGCCGGAGATTAGTGTGCCCAAGCGGGATCGCGCCGCCGCAGCCTGA
- the thiD gene encoding bifunctional hydroxymethylpyrimidine kinase/phosphomethylpyrimidine kinase: MSIPRILIIAGSDSGGGAGIQADIRAVTMLGGHAMTAITAITAQNTLGVTAIHPVPVDMVLAQIDAVTSDIGVDAVKIGMIGSAETALAVAERLEALDCPIVFDPVMVATSGSVLADAETIAAFERLMAIASVVTPNLPELDALGGRTAVLAYGCHLAEKGGHAEGGEIIDRLHAPKDRLVMEIAAERIDTTDTHGTGCSFATALATGLGSGLSIGDSFIQAVRFVRLAILNAPGLGEGHGPVGHTLGMIPFDVIEGGEEDDA, encoded by the coding sequence ATGAGCATCCCGCGCATCCTCATCATTGCCGGGTCCGATTCGGGCGGCGGGGCTGGCATCCAGGCCGATATCCGCGCCGTCACCATGTTGGGCGGCCATGCGATGACTGCGATTACCGCGATCACCGCACAGAATACGCTCGGCGTCACCGCCATCCACCCGGTGCCGGTCGATATGGTGCTGGCCCAGATCGATGCGGTGACTTCCGATATCGGGGTCGATGCGGTCAAGATCGGGATGATCGGCTCCGCGGAAACCGCGTTGGCCGTTGCCGAGCGGCTTGAGGCGCTCGATTGCCCGATCGTGTTCGACCCGGTGATGGTGGCAACCAGCGGATCGGTGTTGGCCGATGCGGAGACGATTGCCGCGTTCGAACGGCTGATGGCGATCGCGTCGGTTGTCACGCCGAACCTGCCCGAACTGGATGCGCTGGGCGGGCGCACGGCCGTACTCGCCTATGGCTGCCACCTCGCCGAGAAGGGGGGACATGCGGAAGGGGGCGAGATCATCGACCGGCTCCATGCACCCAAGGACCGGCTGGTGATGGAAATCGCGGCAGAGCGGATCGACACGACCGACACGCATGGCACCGGCTGTTCCTTCGCCACCGCGCTCGCCACCGGGCTCGGCTCGGGCCTGTCGATCGGCGACTCCTTCATCCAGGCAGTGCGCTTCGTCCGGCTCGCGATCCTCAACGCGCCGGGGCTGGGCGAGGGGCATGGCCCCGTAGGCCATACGCTCGGCATGATCCCGTTCGACGTGATCGAAGGCGGGGAGGAGGACGATGCCTGA
- a CDS encoding DUF1272 domain-containing protein, whose protein sequence is MLEMRPDCERCGTDLPADQGGAFICSFECTFCADCVDDLDERCPNCGGELLDRPARVGAALKKNPASVTRRFKK, encoded by the coding sequence ATGCTCGAAATGCGCCCCGATTGCGAACGCTGCGGTACCGATCTTCCCGCCGATCAGGGCGGGGCGTTCATCTGTTCGTTCGAATGTACCTTCTGTGCCGATTGCGTGGACGATCTCGACGAGCGCTGCCCGAATTGCGGTGGGGAACTGCTCGACCGCCCGGCCCGTGTCGGCGCGGCGTTGAAGAAGAATCCGGCCAGCGTGACTCGACGCTTCAAGAAGTGA
- a CDS encoding site-specific DNA-methyltransferase, producing MGVIEKVAKAAGTTQAGVDVRTRSWVDVLPLDSIIQQDCIEAMRALPAASVDMIFADPPYNLQLGGDLNRPDGSHVDAVTDEWDKFDSLSAYDAFTRAWLAEARRVLKPNGTIWVIGSYHNIFKVGSAIQDLGFWILNDIIWRKANPMPNFKGTRFTNAHETLIWASMGEKSKYTFNYRSMKTLNDELQMRSDWEFPICGGQERLKKNGTKVHPTQKPEALLYRVMLACTKPGDIILDPFFGTGTTGAVAKRLRRHWIGIEREGDYVEAAQERIAAALPLDESAVTTMMAPRQAPRVAFGTLIETGYLTPGAVLSDSKRRWRAVVKADGSLLTDCGVAGSIHKVGATLQGAPSCNGWTFWHHDGGEGLKPIDSLRQTYLLATQP from the coding sequence ATGGGGGTCATCGAAAAGGTCGCTAAGGCGGCAGGCACGACGCAGGCCGGCGTCGATGTGCGCACGCGTAGCTGGGTCGACGTGCTCCCGCTCGATTCGATCATCCAGCAGGATTGTATCGAAGCGATGCGCGCCCTTCCCGCCGCATCGGTCGACATGATCTTCGCCGACCCGCCCTACAATCTCCAGCTCGGTGGCGACCTCAACCGTCCCGATGGCAGCCATGTCGACGCGGTCACCGACGAATGGGACAAGTTCGATTCGCTCAGCGCCTATGACGCCTTCACCCGCGCCTGGCTGGCGGAGGCACGCCGCGTGCTCAAGCCGAATGGCACAATCTGGGTGATCGGCAGCTATCACAACATCTTCAAGGTCGGGTCGGCGATCCAGGATCTGGGCTTCTGGATCCTCAACGACATCATCTGGCGCAAGGCCAACCCGATGCCCAATTTCAAGGGCACGCGCTTCACCAACGCGCACGAAACGCTGATCTGGGCGTCAATGGGCGAGAAGTCGAAATATACCTTCAACTATCGCAGCATGAAGACGCTCAACGACGAGCTTCAGATGCGCAGCGACTGGGAATTCCCGATCTGCGGCGGGCAGGAGCGGCTGAAGAAGAACGGGACCAAGGTCCACCCGACCCAGAAGCCGGAGGCGCTGCTCTATCGTGTCATGCTCGCCTGCACCAAGCCGGGCGATATCATCCTCGACCCATTCTTTGGCACCGGCACCACCGGCGCGGTGGCCAAGCGGTTGCGCCGTCACTGGATCGGCATCGAGCGCGAGGGCGACTATGTCGAGGCGGCGCAGGAGCGCATCGCCGCCGCGCTGCCGCTCGACGAAAGCGCCGTCACGACGATGATGGCGCCGCGCCAGGCACCGCGCGTCGCGTTCGGCACGCTGATCGAAACCGGCTATCTGACGCCCGGCGCTGTGCTTAGCGACAGCAAGCGCCGCTGGCGCGCAGTGGTGAAGGCCGACGGATCTTTGCTCACCGATTGCGGCGTGGCGGGGTCGATTCACAAAGTCGGCGCGACGCTGCAGGGCGCACCCTCGTGCAATGGCTGGACCTTCTGGCACCATGACGGCGGCGAAGGGCTCAAGCCGATCGACAGTCTGCGCCAGACCTATCTGCTCGCGACGCAGCCCTGA
- a CDS encoding sigma-54-dependent transcriptional regulator has translation MTRNGQRQLMLIDDEPAQRRLIAAIAARRGWRTIFASDAETALATLGTPDGMALDAIILDSWAPDFDAASLIAELRANRPMLPILLLTANGSVAAAVSAMRAGATDFLVKPLAAERMLAALDCAVGAKVGGELRPLTEKMSAHLAFDEIVGSAPQFRAALAIAAKAARARVPVLIEGESGVGKEVVAEAIHAASPRHTKPIVRVNCGAIPANLVESELFGHEKGAFTGAFERKIGRFQEADGGTILLDEIGEMPLDAQVKLLRVVQSGEVQPIGARHASQVDVRVIAATNKTLMTEVEEGRFREDLYYRLNVVQVTIPPLRDRGGDIAPLARHLLGRIAEQPGLRPLGITDDALALLASYDWPGNVRQLQNALFRASVLCDGDALTRADFPQIAQLAGGRPVGASQANGGAAQGAGITLYKPDGNLRALDEIEADVIRLAIGHYRGRMTEVARRLGIGRSTLYRKLGELGIDQNAA, from the coding sequence ATGACGCGCAACGGCCAGCGCCAGCTGATGCTGATCGACGACGAACCGGCCCAGCGCCGGTTGATCGCCGCCATTGCCGCGCGCCGCGGCTGGCGCACCATCTTTGCCAGCGACGCGGAAACCGCGCTGGCGACGCTGGGCACGCCCGACGGGATGGCGCTCGATGCGATCATTCTCGATAGCTGGGCGCCGGATTTCGACGCCGCCTCGCTGATCGCCGAACTGCGCGCCAATCGCCCGATGCTGCCGATCCTGCTGCTCACCGCCAACGGATCGGTCGCCGCCGCAGTCAGTGCGATGCGCGCGGGCGCCACCGATTTTCTGGTCAAGCCATTGGCCGCCGAACGGATGCTCGCCGCACTCGATTGCGCGGTGGGGGCAAAGGTCGGCGGCGAACTCCGCCCGCTGACCGAGAAGATGTCTGCGCATCTCGCGTTCGACGAGATCGTCGGGTCGGCGCCGCAGTTCCGCGCCGCACTCGCCATCGCGGCAAAGGCGGCGCGTGCGCGCGTGCCGGTGCTGATCGAAGGCGAGAGCGGGGTCGGCAAGGAAGTGGTGGCCGAGGCGATCCACGCCGCCTCGCCGCGTCACACCAAGCCGATCGTTCGCGTCAATTGCGGTGCAATCCCGGCCAACCTCGTCGAATCCGAACTGTTCGGGCACGAAAAGGGCGCGTTCACCGGTGCGTTCGAACGCAAGATCGGCCGGTTTCAGGAGGCCGATGGCGGCACGATCCTGCTCGACGAGATCGGCGAGATGCCACTCGACGCGCAAGTGAAGCTGCTGCGCGTGGTCCAGTCGGGCGAGGTGCAGCCGATCGGCGCGCGCCACGCCAGCCAGGTCGATGTCCGCGTGATCGCCGCGACCAACAAGACGCTGATGACCGAGGTCGAGGAAGGCCGGTTTCGCGAGGACCTGTATTACCGCCTCAACGTGGTCCAGGTGACGATCCCGCCGCTGCGCGACCGTGGCGGCGACATCGCACCGCTCGCCCGGCACCTGCTGGGGCGGATCGCCGAGCAACCGGGGCTGCGCCCGCTCGGCATCACCGACGATGCGCTGGCGCTGCTCGCCAGCTATGACTGGCCGGGCAATGTTCGCCAGCTTCAGAACGCGCTGTTCCGCGCATCGGTGCTGTGCGACGGCGACGCGCTGACCCGCGCCGATTTTCCGCAGATCGCGCAGTTGGCCGGGGGACGACCCGTCGGCGCGAGCCAGGCGAATGGCGGCGCGGCGCAGGGCGCGGGGATCACGCTCTACAAGCCCGACGGAAACTTGCGCGCGCTCGACGAGATCGAGGCTGACGTCATCCGCCTCGCCATCGGCCATTATCGCGGCCGCATGACCGAAGTCGCCCGTCGCCTCGGCATCGGCCGCTCGACCCTCTACCGCAAGCTCGGCGAACTGGGGATCGACCAGAACGCGGCTTAG
- a CDS encoding DUF2306 domain-containing protein has translation MTLAMVVALARLGLGLAPTRATVREVAVLVHIVTVLPAVPLGMYLMLRRKGDARHKMLGKVWVALMVVTAISAIFIRHINDGGFSFIHLFVPLTLIGAWRIFQTARRGQIARHRNHLIGMYLGALMIPGIFAFTGERLMAMWLFW, from the coding sequence ATGACCCTGGCCATGGTGGTGGCGCTCGCCCGGCTTGGCCTCGGCCTTGCCCCGACCCGGGCGACGGTGCGTGAAGTTGCGGTGCTGGTCCATATCGTCACCGTCCTGCCCGCTGTACCGCTGGGCATGTATCTGATGCTCCGTCGCAAGGGGGACGCGCGGCACAAGATGCTCGGGAAGGTCTGGGTCGCGCTGATGGTCGTGACTGCCATCTCCGCGATCTTCATCCGCCATATCAACGATGGCGGCTTCAGCTTCATCCATCTGTTCGTGCCGCTGACGCTGATCGGCGCCTGGCGGATTTTCCAGACGGCCCGGCGGGGGCAGATCGCCAGGCATCGCAATCACCTGATCGGCATGTATCTGGGCGCACTGATGATCCCCGGCATTTTCGCTTTCACCGGCGAACGCCTGATGGCGATGTGGCTGTTCTGGTGA
- a CDS encoding LytTR family DNA-binding domain-containing protein, producing the protein MPGVRKLLIDLALLVAIGVVLALIGPFGTFQASFGSRLLYWVALALAGYLFYRPIGGVADWAARWLDLPVAAMWVVATLVATVPMTFVVRLTSCGGPCPTPQTIDELLVSYGYVLVIGAAVTLILFLTQRGRAPIGSMKTDSPPPSPAPSPAPPPAPRFLERLPAHLGQELIALEMEDHYVRAHMAGGSDLILMRLRDAVGELEGIDGAQVHRSWWVARAAVATIRRDGRNIRLVLTNGIEAPVSREKARSLKALGWL; encoded by the coding sequence ATGCCGGGAGTGCGAAAACTGCTGATCGATCTTGCGCTACTGGTCGCCATCGGGGTGGTGCTCGCGCTGATCGGGCCATTCGGGACGTTTCAGGCAAGTTTCGGGTCGCGCCTCCTTTACTGGGTGGCGCTCGCGCTGGCGGGGTATCTGTTCTACCGCCCGATTGGCGGCGTAGCGGATTGGGCGGCGCGGTGGCTCGACCTGCCCGTGGCGGCAATGTGGGTTGTGGCCACACTGGTGGCGACCGTGCCGATGACGTTCGTCGTTCGGCTGACCAGTTGCGGCGGGCCGTGCCCAACGCCGCAGACCATCGACGAGCTGCTTGTTTCCTATGGCTATGTGCTGGTGATCGGCGCGGCGGTCACGCTGATCCTCTTTCTGACCCAGCGCGGCAGAGCGCCGATCGGGTCCATGAAGACCGACTCACCGCCGCCGTCTCCTGCGCCCTCCCCCGCGCCGCCGCCCGCGCCACGCTTTCTGGAGCGACTGCCCGCCCATCTCGGGCAGGAACTCATCGCGCTCGAAATGGAGGATCATTATGTACGCGCGCATATGGCGGGGGGCAGCGACCTGATCCTGATGCGGCTGCGCGATGCGGTCGGGGAGCTGGAGGGGATCGACGGCGCGCAGGTTCACCGAAGCTGGTGGGTCGCGCGCGCGGCTGTCGCGACTATACGGCGCGACGGGCGCAATATCCGGCTGGTGCTGACCAATGGCATCGAAGCGCCGGTGTCGCGTGAAAAGGCGCGCTCGCTCAAGGCGCTTGGCTGGCTGTGA
- a CDS encoding SDR family NAD(P)-dependent oxidoreductase, producing the protein MTGRFEGRSALVTGAASGIGLALAHLLAEEGAARLILVDRDAAALEAVACDVDMIRVVGDVSDEALWDRIDLTGLDHAVVNAGVAGAATIADHDFAEWRRILSVNLDGAFLTLRAAMRAMAAGPETRGGSIVLTASAAGIKAEPGVAAYGCSKAALLHLAKVAAKEGAADRIRVNAIAPAGVETPVWDAVPMFAARAVEIGRDAAFAELAAMATPLGRYARADEVAAQIAFLLGDESALMTGATLLADGGYTL; encoded by the coding sequence ATGACTGGACGGTTTGAAGGACGATCTGCACTGGTCACCGGCGCTGCATCGGGCATCGGGCTGGCGCTCGCGCATCTGCTTGCGGAGGAAGGCGCGGCGCGCCTCATTCTGGTCGATCGCGATGCCGCGGCGCTGGAGGCGGTGGCGTGCGATGTCGATATGATCCGGGTCGTCGGGGATGTCTCCGACGAGGCGCTGTGGGACCGGATCGACCTGACCGGGCTGGATCATGCGGTGGTCAATGCCGGGGTGGCGGGGGCGGCGACCATCGCCGATCACGACTTTGCCGAGTGGCGGCGCATCCTCTCGGTCAATCTGGACGGCGCGTTCCTGACGCTGCGCGCGGCGATGCGGGCGATGGCAGCCGGGCCCGAAACGCGCGGGGGCAGCATCGTGCTGACCGCGTCGGCGGCAGGGATCAAGGCCGAGCCGGGCGTTGCCGCCTATGGGTGTTCCAAGGCGGCGCTGCTCCACCTCGCCAAGGTGGCGGCGAAGGAAGGGGCGGCGGATCGCATCCGCGTCAACGCCATCGCGCCTGCCGGGGTGGAGACGCCGGTATGGGACGCCGTGCCCATGTTCGCGGCGCGGGCGGTGGAAATCGGCCGCGACGCCGCCTTTGCGGAACTGGCGGCGATGGCGACTCCGCTGGGCCGCTATGCCAGGGCGGACGAGGTCGCCGCGCAGATCGCCTTTCTGCTGGGGGATGAAAGCGCGTTGATGACCGGCGCGACGTTGCTCGCAGACGGTGGATACACGTTGTAG
- a CDS encoding aa3-type cytochrome c oxidase subunit IV, with translation MAQSGDMKAHDQTYGGFMRMLKIGTIITVLLAAFVVWLIA, from the coding sequence ATGGCCCAGAGCGGCGACATGAAGGCGCATGACCAGACCTATGGCGGGTTCATGCGGATGCTGAAGATCGGCACGATCATCACCGTATTGCTTGCTGCGTTCGTCGTCTGGCTGATCGCCTGA
- the folP gene encoding dihydropteroate synthase produces the protein MTIPASARLYLRPAAAVDSPVGYDGQVARLAGGLSWFAAYELIAVEGGRRVAQQLVPVERLPALLTQLSDAQAERLRTLAAAISAPRPVIRAGERTLRLDQPLVAGILNCTPDSFSDGGKHSDAPEAIAQAGFDMGLAGASLVDVGGESTRPGADTVWEGDEIKRVVPVIERLAASGVPVSIDTRKAAVMEAALAAGAHLVNDIAALAFDPRAVEVVAKAGCPVILMHSPDPAQSPHGGSGYRDPLIEIFDWLEARVAAVVADGVQRSNILVDPGIGFGKSLADNLALMNGLTLFHGLGLPLMLGASRKRIIGALDHEAPVERRLGGSLTLALKGAEAGCQLLRVHDVAETVQAVRVWRGMRDAALTAR, from the coding sequence ATGACCATCCCCGCATCCGCCCGCCTCTATCTCCGCCCCGCCGCCGCCGTCGATTCCCCGGTGGGATATGACGGACAGGTGGCCCGGCTGGCTGGGGGCCTCAGCTGGTTCGCCGCCTATGAGCTGATCGCGGTCGAGGGCGGACGACGGGTCGCGCAGCAGCTGGTGCCAGTCGAGCGCCTGCCCGCCCTGCTCACGCAGCTTTCCGACGCGCAGGCCGAACGGCTTCGCACCCTTGCCGCTGCCATCTCCGCGCCGCGACCGGTGATCCGCGCGGGCGAGCGAACGCTGCGGCTCGACCAGCCCTTGGTCGCGGGCATCCTCAACTGCACCCCCGACAGCTTCTCCGACGGCGGCAAGCATAGCGACGCCCCTGAGGCGATCGCGCAGGCGGGGTTCGACATGGGCCTGGCGGGCGCATCTTTGGTCGATGTCGGCGGCGAATCGACGCGGCCCGGTGCGGACACGGTGTGGGAAGGCGACGAGATCAAGCGCGTCGTCCCGGTGATCGAGCGGCTGGCGGCCTCTGGCGTGCCGGTGTCGATCGACACGCGCAAGGCCGCCGTGATGGAGGCGGCGCTGGCGGCTGGCGCGCATCTCGTCAACGACATCGCCGCGCTCGCCTTCGATCCGCGCGCCGTGGAGGTCGTGGCGAAGGCAGGCTGCCCGGTGATCCTGATGCACTCGCCCGATCCGGCGCAATCACCGCATGGCGGCAGCGGCTATCGCGATCCGCTGATCGAGATATTCGACTGGCTCGAAGCGCGGGTGGCGGCAGTCGTCGCGGACGGGGTCCAGCGCAGCAATATCCTGGTCGACCCCGGCATCGGCTTCGGCAAGTCGCTCGCCGACAATCTCGCGCTCATGAACGGGCTGACCCTGTTCCACGGCCTTGGGCTGCCGCTCATGCTGGGCGCCAGCCGCAAGCGGATCATCGGCGCGCTCGACCATGAGGCGCCGGTCGAACGCCGCCTTGGCGGATCGCTCACGTTGGCGCTCAAGGGCGCCGAGGCCGGGTGCCAGCTGCTGCGTGTTCATGATGTGGCCGAAACCGTGCAGGCGGTGCGCGTGTGGCGGGGGATGCGCGACGCGGCGCTGACCGCCCGCTGA
- a CDS encoding ribonuclease HII has translation MPDFALERRHAARGHIAGVDEAGRGPLAGPVVAAAVILDPDCIPDGIDDSKALTAAKRAALCEALLSCARVGIGIASVEEIDRLNILWATMLAMTRAVAALDPCPGFVLVDGNRCPDWVHASEAVVGGDALCLSIAAASIVAKHRRDCIMAELDALHPGYGWASNKGYAARVHQDALRTLGPTPHHRRSFAPVAQAELDFGPLVRAV, from the coding sequence ATGCCTGACTTCGCGTTGGAACGCCGCCACGCCGCGCGTGGCCATATCGCCGGGGTGGACGAGGCGGGGCGCGGTCCGCTCGCCGGGCCGGTGGTCGCCGCCGCAGTCATCCTCGACCCCGACTGTATCCCCGACGGCATCGACGATTCCAAGGCGCTGACCGCCGCGAAGCGCGCCGCCCTGTGCGAGGCCCTCCTGTCCTGCGCGCGGGTCGGCATCGGCATCGCCAGCGTCGAGGAGATCGACCGGCTCAACATATTGTGGGCGACGATGCTGGCAATGACCCGCGCCGTCGCCGCGCTCGATCCCTGTCCCGGCTTCGTGCTGGTCGACGGCAATCGCTGTCCCGACTGGGTCCATGCCTCCGAAGCGGTGGTGGGCGGGGACGCGCTGTGCCTGTCGATCGCTGCCGCCTCGATCGTCGCCAAGCACCGCCGCGACTGCATCATGGCGGAGTTGGATGCCCTCCACCCCGGCTATGGCTGGGCGAGCAACAAGGGCTATGCCGCGCGAGTCCATCAAGACGCGTTACGCACGCTTGGCCCGACGCCACACCACCGTCGCAGCTTCGCGCCGGTCGCACAGGCGGAGCTGGATTTCGGACCCCTGGTCCGCGCCGTCTGA
- a CDS encoding isocitrate lyase, protein MTYQDEIARAAQPIDAQQGRWDGIDAESVARMRLQNRFRTGLDIAKYTAGIMRRDMAAYDADPSAYTQSLGCWHGFIAQQKMIAIKKHFGSTKRRYLYLSGWMVAALRSDFGPLPDQSMHEKTSVPALIEELYTFLKQADARELGMMFRDLDAARDAGNAVEAARIQNAIDNYETHVVPIIADIDAGFGNAEATYLLAKKMIEAGACALQIENQVSDEKQCGHQDGKVTVPHEDFLAKVRACRYAFMELGVDDGIIVTRTDSLGAGLTKQIAYSKEPGDLGDQYNAFLDCEEVTDLSGVNGDVVINRGGKLMKPKRLPSNLFQFREGTGADRCVLDCITSLQHGADLLWIETEKPHIEQIASMVDRIREVVPNAKLVYNNSPSFNWTLNFRQQVFDAWAEAGRDVSAYDRAKLMSVDYDGTELAAEADERIRTFQKDASARAGIFHHLITLPTYHTAALSTDNLAKEYFGEMGMLGYVKGVQRQEIRQGIACVKHQNMSGSDIGDDHKEYFAGEAALKAGGAHNTMNQFAA, encoded by the coding sequence ATGACCTATCAAGACGAAATCGCCCGGGCCGCCCAGCCCATCGACGCGCAGCAAGGCCGCTGGGACGGGATCGACGCCGAATCCGTCGCGCGGATGCGGTTGCAGAACCGGTTCCGCACGGGCCTCGACATTGCGAAATACACCGCCGGGATCATGCGCCGCGATATGGCGGCTTATGACGCCGATCCGTCGGCCTACACCCAGTCGCTTGGCTGCTGGCATGGCTTTATCGCGCAGCAGAAGATGATCGCGATCAAGAAGCATTTCGGCAGCACCAAGCGGCGCTACCTCTACCTTTCCGGCTGGATGGTCGCGGCGCTGCGGAGCGATTTCGGCCCGCTGCCCGATCAGTCGATGCACGAAAAGACCAGCGTCCCGGCGCTGATCGAGGAGCTCTACACCTTCCTCAAACAGGCAGATGCCCGCGAACTGGGGATGATGTTCCGCGATCTCGATGCGGCGCGGGATGCGGGCAACGCAGTCGAGGCGGCGCGCATCCAGAACGCCATCGACAATTACGAGACGCATGTCGTGCCGATCATCGCCGATATCGATGCGGGCTTCGGCAATGCCGAGGCGACCTATCTGCTCGCCAAGAAGATGATTGAGGCGGGAGCCTGCGCACTCCAGATCGAGAATCAGGTGAGCGACGAGAAGCAGTGCGGGCATCAGGACGGCAAGGTTACTGTGCCGCACGAGGACTTCCTGGCGAAGGTCCGCGCCTGCCGCTACGCCTTTATGGAGCTGGGCGTCGATGACGGGATCATCGTCACGCGCACCGATTCGCTCGGTGCCGGGCTGACCAAGCAGATCGCCTATTCCAAGGAGCCGGGCGATCTGGGCGACCAGTATAATGCCTTCCTCGATTGCGAGGAGGTCACCGACCTGTCGGGCGTCAATGGCGATGTCGTCATCAACCGCGGCGGCAAGCTGATGAAGCCCAAGCGGCTGCCCAGTAACCTGTTCCAGTTCCGCGAGGGGACCGGGGCGGATCGCTGTGTGCTCGATTGCATCACCAGCCTGCAGCACGGCGCCGACCTGCTGTGGATCGAGACCGAAAAGCCGCATATCGAGCAGATCGCGTCGATGGTGGACCGGATCCGCGAGGTCGTTCCGAACGCCAAGCTGGTCTATAACAATTCGCCCAGCTTCAACTGGACGCTCAATTTCCGGCAACAGGTGTTCGACGCGTGGGCGGAAGCAGGCCGGGACGTGTCGGCCTATGACCGGGCGAAGCTGATGAGTGTCGATTATGACGGCACCGAACTGGCGGCGGAGGCGGATGAGCGCATCCGCACTTTCCAGAAGGATGCCTCGGCGCGGGCTGGCATCTTCCACCACCTCATCACCCTGCCGACCTACCACACCGCGGCGCTGTCGACCGACAATCTCGCCAAGGAATATTTCGGCGAGATGGGGATGCTCGGCTACGTCAAGGGCGTGCAGCGGCAGGAGATCCGGCAGGGCATCGCTTGTGTGAAGCACCAGAACATGTCGGGCAGCGACATTGGCGACGACCACAAGGAATATTTCGCCGGAGAGGCCGCGCTGAAGGCCGGCGGCGCCCACAACACGATGAACCAGTTCGCCGCCTGA